In Listeria cossartiae subsp. cossartiae, one genomic interval encodes:
- the eutL gene encoding ethanolamine utilization microcompartment protein EutL, translating into MKNDKLPASVLSVKVVSNVDNGLFKQLDLKPHQRSLGIITSDCDDVTYTALDEATKAAEVDVVYAKSMYAGAGNASTKFAGEVIGIIAGPSPAEVKSGLAVAVDFIENGASFVSANEDDSVPYFAHCVSRTGTFLSKEANVAEGEAIAYLIAPPLEAMYALDAALKAADVTIGAFYGPPSETNFGGALLTGSQSACKAACDAFKMAVENVAENPLQY; encoded by the coding sequence ATGAAAAATGATAAATTACCTGCATCCGTTTTAAGTGTCAAAGTTGTATCTAACGTAGACAACGGTCTATTTAAACAACTTGACTTAAAACCGCATCAAAGAAGCCTTGGTATTATTACATCTGATTGTGATGATGTAACTTACACAGCGCTTGACGAAGCAACAAAAGCAGCTGAAGTAGACGTTGTTTATGCGAAAAGTATGTATGCTGGTGCTGGAAATGCATCCACAAAATTCGCTGGTGAAGTTATCGGTATTATTGCCGGACCAAGCCCTGCGGAAGTAAAAAGTGGTCTTGCTGTAGCAGTAGATTTCATCGAAAATGGCGCTAGCTTTGTTAGTGCAAACGAAGATGATAGCGTACCTTACTTCGCACACTGTGTTTCAAGAACTGGTACATTCCTTTCTAAAGAAGCAAATGTTGCTGAAGGTGAAGCGATTGCTTACTTAATCGCCCCTCCACTTGAAGCGATGTATGCGTTAGACGCAGCGCTTAAAGCAGCAGACGTAACAATCGGAGCTTTCTACGGCCCACCGTCCGAAACAAACTTTGGCGGCGCACTTTTAACAGGTAGCCAATCTGCATGTAAAGCAGCTTGTGACGCCTTCAAAATGGCAGTAGAAAATGTGGCTGAAAATCCACTTCAATATTAA
- a CDS encoding BMC domain-containing protein, with protein MPNEALGLIEVTGFLGAVVAADTCLKAANVELIQCEVISGGLTTVELTGDVGAVNAAIEAGKAATEDLGCLVSSHVIARMSEDTKALFVPQEEVKPQPKEVKQEEPKEVVQKVVEVKANTKSVEKELRAMKVIDLRKLAYTLDNVPIPKSKIKYANKDKLVHALKDIYGRSEN; from the coding sequence ATGCCAAATGAAGCACTAGGTTTAATTGAAGTCACTGGTTTTCTTGGTGCCGTTGTTGCTGCTGATACATGTTTAAAAGCAGCAAATGTCGAGCTAATTCAATGCGAAGTCATTAGCGGCGGTTTAACAACGGTTGAATTAACTGGTGATGTAGGTGCAGTAAATGCAGCTATTGAAGCAGGGAAAGCAGCAACAGAAGACTTAGGTTGTTTAGTATCCAGCCATGTTATTGCAAGAATGAGCGAAGATACAAAAGCACTTTTTGTTCCTCAAGAAGAAGTTAAACCACAACCAAAAGAAGTCAAACAAGAAGAACCAAAAGAAGTAGTTCAAAAAGTCGTAGAAGTGAAAGCAAACACGAAAAGTGTTGAGAAAGAACTTCGCGCAATGAAAGTTATTGATCTAAGGAAACTTGCTTACACATTAGATAATGTGCCTATTCCAAAGAGCAAGATTAAATATGCGAACAAGGACAAACTTGTTCATGCACTAAAAGACATTTATGGAAGGAGTGAAAACTAG